A window of Cricetulus griseus strain 17A/GY unplaced genomic scaffold, alternate assembly CriGri-PICRH-1.0 unplaced_scaffold_418, whole genome shotgun sequence contains these coding sequences:
- the LOC113832452 gene encoding olfactory receptor 6C68-like — translation MRNHTSITTFILLGLTDDPQLQVLLFIFLFITYLLSVTGNLTIITLTTVDPYLKTPMYFFLQNFSFLEISFTSACVPRFLYSISTGDRTITYNACATQLFFTDLFGVTEFFLLATMSYDRYVAICKPLHYMTIMNNKVCKMMVISCWMAAFMIILPPLSLGLHLEFCDSNIIDHFGCDANPILKISCSDTWLIEQMVIASAVFTFIITLICVVFSYIYIIRTILKFPSVQQKRKAFSTCSSHMIVVSITYGSCIFIYIKPSAKEEVTINKGVSVLISSISPMLNPFIYTLRNKQVKQASHDLLKKIAFLLKN, via the coding sequence ATGAGAAACCACACATCAATTACAACATTCATCCTCCTGGGACTCACAGACGATCCTCAATTACAGGTcttgctctttatttttctatttatcacCTACCTATTGAGTGTAACTGGTAATTTAACCATCATTACCCTCACCACAGTGGATCCCTACCTTAAAACtcccatgtatttcttcctccAAAACTTTTCCTTCCTAGAAATCTCATTTACAAGTGCATGTGTCCCAAGATTTTTATACAGTATTTCAACTGGAGACAGGACAATTACATACAATGCATGTGCAACTCAATTATTTTTCACAGATCTCTTTGGAGTAACTGAGTTTTTTCTCCTGGCTACCATGTCATATgatcgctatgtggccatctgtaaaCCTTTGCATTATATGACCATCATGAACAACAAGGTGTGCAAAATGATGGTTATTTCCTGTTGGATGGCGGCATTCATGATTATCCTCCCACCACTTAGCTTAGGTCTTCATCTGGAATTCTGTGACTCTAATATCATTGATCATTTTGGATGTGATGCAAATCCTATTCTGAAAATATCATGCTCAGACACCTGGTTGATTGAGCAGATGGTAATAGCCTCCGCAGTATTCACCTTCATCATTACTCTAATATGTGTAGTCTTTTCCTACATATACATTATAAGGACAATTCTAAAATTCCCTTCTgttcaacaaaaaagaaaagccttttcAACCTGTTCTTCACACATGATTGTGGTCTCCATCACCTATGGGAGCTGCATCTTCATCTATATCAAACCATCTGCAAAAGAAGAGGTAACCATTAATAAAGGTGTGTCAGTGCTTATTTCTTCCATATCGCCCATGCTGAATCCTTTCATATATACTCTAAGAAATAAGCAAGTTAAGCAAGCTTCTCATGACTTACTCAAGAAAATTGCATTTCTATTAAAGAACTGA
- the LOC113832454 gene encoding olfactory receptor 6C2-like gives MRNRTVTTFILLGLTDDTRLKILLFIFLFLSYTLSLSGNITIITLTLADPRLKTPMYILLKNFSFLEILLTTSCIPRFLYSISSGDKSITYIACFTQLLFIDIFAVTEFFLLAIMSYDRYVAICKPLHYMTIMNSRACRNFILFCWVAALMIVLPPVSLGLGLEFCDSNLIDHFCCDAAPLLKISCSDTQLVEQMVIADAVLAFITTFMCVILSYIYIIRTILRFPSAKQRKKAFSTCSSHMIVVSITYGSCIFIYIKPSSKDDVAINKGISLLIISISPMLNPFIYALRNKQVKQAFNYSIKKLHPSQRCKIN, from the coding sequence ATGAGAAACCGAACAGTAACAACCTTCATCTTGCTGGGTCTGACAGATGACACCCGGTTGAAAATTCtgctttttatatttctgttcctttcttacACATTGAGTTTATCTGGAAACATAACCATCATCACCCTCACTCTGGCTGACCCTCGCCTTAAAACACCTATGTATATTTTACTCAAAAATTTCTCCTTCTTAGAAATTTTACTCACAACTTCTTGTATTCCCAGATTTCTATATAGCATATCCTCTGGGGACAAGTCCATTACCTATATTGCTTGTTTCACTCAGCTGCTGTTTATAGACATCTTTGCAGTAACGGAATTTTTTCTCCTAGCTATCAtgtcctatgaccgctatgtggccatttgTAAACCTCTGCATTACATGACCATCATGAATAGCAGAGCCTGCAGGAACTTCATCCTCTTCTGCTGGGTAGCAGCACTGATGATCGTTCTCCCACCTGTCAGTCTAGGCTTGGGTCTGGAGTTCTGTGACTCAAATCTCATTGACCATTTTTGTTGTGATGCAGCTCCTCTCCTGAAAATCTCTTGTTCAGATACTCAGTTGGTAGAACAGATGGTGATAGCTGATGCGGTGTTGGCTTTCATCACCACCTTTATGTGTGTTATCCTTTCGTACATTTATATCATCAGGACCATTCTGAGATTTCCCTCTgccaagcaaaggaaaaaggccttTTCCACCTGCTCTTCCCACATGATTGTTGTCTCCATCACTTATGGCAGCTGCATCTTCATTTATATCAAACCTTCATCCAAAGATGATGTAGCTATCAATAAAGGGATTTCACTTCTTATAATATCGATTTCACCAATGTTAAATCCCTTTATTTATGCGCTAAGGAACAAGCAAGTGAAGCAAGCTTTCAATTACTCAATAAAAAAATTGCATCCCTCtcaaagatgtaaaataaattaa
- the LOC113832453 gene encoding olfactory receptor 6C2-like, whose translation MRNLTVTTFVLLGLTDDPQLKTLIFIFLLLTYLLSITGNLTIISLIFIDSHLKTAMSFFLQNFSLLEISFTTACIPRYLYNISTGDKTITYNNCAIQIFFTDLFGVTEFFLLAIMSYDRYVAICKPLHYITIMNSKICKRLILCCWAAGLGVVLPPLSLGLNLKFCDSNVIDHFFCDASPLLKISCTDTWLIERLVIVCAVLTFIMTLVCVVLSYVYIIGTIIRFPSAQQRKKAFSTCSSHLIVVSITYGSCIFIYVKPSAKDSVAINKGVTVLTTSLAPMLNPFIYTLRNKQVKQAFNDSVKRLALFFKK comes from the coding sequence ATGAGAAACCTCACAGTTACGACGTTTGTCCTCCTGGGACTGACTGATGATCCACAACTAAAAACACTGATCTTCATCTTTCTGCTTCTCACCTATCTGCTGAGTATAACTGGGAACCTCACAATCATCTCCCTCATCTTTATAGATTCACACCTAAAAACTGCCATGTCCTTTTTCCTACAAAATTTCTCCCTCTTGGAAATCTCATTTACAACTGCTTGCATTCCCAGGTACTTATACAACATTTCAACAGGTGACAAGACGATTACATATAACAACTGTGCCATTCAGATATTTTTTACTGATCTTTTTGGTGTGACAGAATTTTTTCTCCTGGCCATCATGTCCTATGACAGATATGTAGCCATCTGCAAACCCTTGCATTATATCACCATCATGAACAGCAAGATCTGTAAAAGGCTTATCCTCTGTTGCTGGGCAGCTGGCTTGGGGGTGGTCCTGCCGCCACTTAGCCTGGGCCTCAATCTGAAATTCTGTGACTCAAATGTTATTGACCACTTTTTCTGCGATGCATCCCCCCTCCTGAAGATCTCGTGCACAGACACGTGGCTCATAGAGCGTTTGGTGATAGTTTGTGCGGTGTTGACGTTTATCATGACCCTTGTGTGTGTAGTTCTTTCCTATGTATATATAATCGGGACCATTATCAGATTCCCTTCTGCCCAGCAGAGGAAAAAGGCCTTTTCTACCTGTTCTTCCCACCTGATTGTGGTTTCCATCACCTATGGAAGCTGCATCTTCATCTATGTCAAACCATCAGCAAAGGACTCAGTGGCTATCAACAAGGGTGTGACAGTTCTCACCACTTCCCTTGCTCCCATGCTGAATCCTTTCATTTACACCTTGAGGAACAAGCAAGTCAAGCAGGCTTTCAATGACTCAGTTAAAAGACTCGCACTGTTCTTTAAGAAGTAG